In Fibrobacter sp. UBA4297, the following proteins share a genomic window:
- a CDS encoding sensor histidine kinase gives MTGQKGGQITTFFAMNDNRSTFCNEKSAGFIQKMRNFLSVLQEMDFERNEEKVRKILEDDREFIRFPIPFFLPALLIWLFMLLFPLVFIMDPSNASSVNLNGLLTFYFPLLCTLLIFMLNQRYLVPLCIFKKRYGLYFLSNSVLVFATLFLREVMLFVMERTPDDGVSYFFDAYCFSSLKGHFSFGTVATFVMLVSLVCLICVFYHLTLRQIMRAFILREQKRMGLQYELDFLKNQLSPHFLFNTLNNISALIQIDPKRAESSMNKLSQLLRVMLYQVKDKYITLQEDVDILQKYADLEKLRLDESFDFVFDVKLDNPNMMIEPLLMMPLMENAMKHCVNPNGKSFAHVLIAQTGDEVHFHSENSNFPRKSNRKNGGLGLSTFEKRLDMIYSGAYEYSVNIVDDVYISDLTIHLKKENS, from the coding sequence ATGACTGGTCAAAAAGGTGGTCAAATAACTACATTTTTTGCTATGAATGACAATCGCTCTACATTTTGTAATGAAAAAAGTGCTGGCTTTATCCAGAAAATGCGAAACTTCCTCTCGGTCTTGCAAGAGATGGACTTTGAACGTAATGAAGAAAAGGTTCGTAAGATTCTGGAGGACGACCGTGAATTTATTCGGTTCCCGATTCCCTTTTTTTTGCCGGCGCTCCTTATTTGGCTGTTTATGCTTCTGTTCCCGCTGGTGTTTATCATGGACCCCTCAAACGCCTCTAGCGTCAATTTAAATGGTCTCCTTACTTTCTATTTTCCGTTACTTTGTACATTGCTTATCTTTATGCTGAACCAGAGGTACTTGGTCCCGCTTTGTATCTTTAAAAAACGTTACGGCTTGTATTTCCTTAGCAACTCGGTCTTGGTGTTTGCTACGCTGTTCTTGCGTGAAGTGATGTTGTTTGTGATGGAACGGACTCCGGACGATGGCGTCTCTTATTTTTTTGATGCCTATTGCTTTTCTTCGCTTAAGGGTCATTTTAGCTTTGGTACTGTGGCAACTTTTGTAATGCTGGTGAGCCTAGTTTGCCTGATTTGCGTCTTTTACCACCTGACGCTTCGTCAGATTATGCGAGCTTTTATTTTGCGTGAGCAAAAACGCATGGGCCTCCAGTATGAACTGGATTTTTTAAAAAATCAGTTAAGCCCGCATTTTCTCTTCAATACTTTGAACAATATATCGGCTTTGATTCAAATTGACCCGAAACGTGCCGAAAGTTCTATGAACAAACTTTCACAACTTTTGCGTGTGATGTTGTACCAAGTCAAGGACAAGTACATTACATTGCAAGAAGATGTGGATATCTTGCAAAAGTACGCCGATTTGGAAAAGCTCCGTCTCGATGAAAGTTTTGATTTTGTCTTTGATGTAAAACTTGATAATCCGAACATGATGATAGAGCCGTTGCTGATGATGCCTTTGATGGAAAATGCGATGAAGCATTGTGTGAACCCGAACGGAAAAAGTTTTGCACATGTCTTGATAGCGCAAACGGGTGACGAAGTCCACTTCCACTCCGAAAATTCCAATTTTCCTCGGAAGTCGAACCGCAAAAATGGCGGACTTGGGCTTTCGACATTCGAAAAGCGCCTGGACATGATTTACTCGGGAGCATACGAGTACTCTGTGAATATTGTCGATGATGTATATATAAGTGATTTGACCATTCACCTGAAAAAAGAAAATTCATAA
- a CDS encoding sigma-70 family RNA polymerase sigma factor gives MKTLNNRDQKDIYMQYLNDISRYPLLTREQETVLLKKSAEGNKAALDMLVNSNLRFVVNIANLYKGRGLDIMELINEGNMGLIEAARRFDRSLKIKFISYAVWWIRQNITRALSEKGRMIRISAEKELMLRRFNRHAKDVQQVIGGTYTVNAQSLEGLSKYKADEIEKILMMGNSTSSLDTPVNEDGDATLGDTIFDSESRTDELADNNNRAEVFDKVMDKNLSNQEKEIIKLYYGFKMDSDLNLKEIAPMVGLSKERVRQLKENALNKLRDAEVERLLCEAA, from the coding sequence ATGAAAACCCTTAACAATCGAGATCAAAAAGACATTTACATGCAATACCTGAACGACATTTCTCGTTACCCGTTGCTCACAAGAGAACAGGAAACAGTATTGCTTAAGAAGTCCGCCGAAGGCAACAAGGCTGCCTTGGACATGTTGGTCAACTCCAACCTCCGCTTTGTCGTAAACATCGCTAACCTCTACAAGGGTCGCGGTCTCGACATCATGGAACTGATCAACGAAGGGAACATGGGACTCATTGAAGCGGCTCGCCGTTTTGACCGCTCCCTGAAAATCAAGTTTATCAGCTACGCCGTGTGGTGGATTCGCCAGAACATCACCCGCGCGCTCTCCGAAAAAGGCCGCATGATCCGCATTAGCGCCGAAAAGGAACTGATGCTCCGCCGTTTCAACCGCCATGCCAAGGATGTCCAGCAGGTGATTGGCGGGACCTACACGGTCAACGCCCAGTCTCTCGAAGGTCTTTCCAAGTACAAGGCCGACGAAATCGAAAAGATTCTCATGATGGGCAATTCCACATCTTCGCTCGATACTCCGGTCAATGAAGACGGAGACGCAACGCTTGGCGATACCATTTTCGATTCCGAGAGCCGCACCGATGAACTCGCCGACAACAACAACCGCGCCGAAGTGTTCGACAAGGTGATGGACAAAAACCTCTCTAACCAGGAAAAGGAAATCATCAAGCTCTATTACGGTTTCAAGATGGATTCCGACCTGAACCTGAAGGAAATCGCTCCGATGGTAGGTCTCTCCAAGGAACGCGTGCGCCAGCTCAAGGAAAACGCTTTGAACAAGCTCCGCGATGCCGAAGTTGAACGCCTCCTCTGCGAAGCTGCATAA
- a CDS encoding S41 family peptidase, with product MMFKSFCFRSVFMATLSALCIANAATDKKTPPGDFYDEVSRLNKVLSEVNRKYVENVNPTELTDAAINGIRNILDPHTTVFAPKDYESLRVSMEGKFGGVGITISLRDNILTVISPLSGTPAFKLGIRAGDRIRKIDGKETKGMSLDDAVNKLRGKIGTDVTVAIEREGVPDLMDYTITRAEIIVHAVPYYGMVTPEIGYIKLATFSDKTTSDVENALRSLQKQGMKKLILDMRYNPGGLLNQAIEISELFLKPGNVIVSTRGRTQKTESAARRTPLVKPEVPMVVLVNQGSASAAEIVSGALQDWDRALIVGKTSFGKGSVQTIFPLDNQGNALKLTTAFYYLPFGRCINKPENGIKGLALQDEEYEDEEKDVAKTDSIKADTAKRDTFYTNNGRMMFGGGGIKPDVDVELDPMPWVVQVQERMAMYFKFAVKIRPSLEKAGVKVNSEWAVPDSLFTQFKAFCKKDTNFMKVKSNALVGVDQLEKSIIREQNYMGDSAKTISDSTLVKRISEMRKALEDNRDAQFEANKDYIKDAIKRELLTAFVNDSVSTAFSLKRDKQLNEAIKYLSDMQLYKKAISAPPKQKKNAAKPKK from the coding sequence ATGATGTTTAAATCTTTTTGTTTCCGCTCTGTATTCATGGCAACGCTGTCCGCGCTTTGCATCGCGAACGCCGCTACCGACAAGAAAACTCCTCCCGGAGATTTTTACGACGAAGTTTCACGATTGAACAAGGTGCTTTCCGAAGTCAACCGCAAGTACGTAGAAAACGTCAACCCGACGGAACTCACGGACGCCGCCATCAATGGCATCAGAAACATTCTCGACCCGCACACAACCGTTTTCGCTCCAAAGGATTACGAAAGCCTTCGCGTCTCGATGGAAGGTAAGTTCGGTGGAGTTGGCATCACGATTAGCCTTCGCGACAATATCCTCACAGTTATTTCGCCGCTCTCCGGCACTCCGGCATTCAAGCTCGGCATCCGTGCAGGCGACCGCATCCGCAAAATTGACGGTAAAGAAACAAAAGGCATGTCGCTCGATGACGCGGTCAACAAGCTCCGTGGTAAAATCGGCACAGACGTGACGGTCGCCATTGAACGCGAAGGCGTTCCCGACCTCATGGACTACACCATCACCAGAGCAGAAATTATCGTTCACGCCGTCCCGTATTACGGCATGGTCACTCCGGAAATCGGCTACATCAAGCTTGCCACCTTTAGCGATAAGACGACAAGTGATGTTGAAAACGCCCTCCGCAGCCTCCAGAAGCAGGGCATGAAGAAGCTCATCCTCGACATGCGCTACAATCCGGGTGGACTTCTGAACCAGGCGATTGAAATCAGCGAACTGTTCCTCAAGCCGGGTAACGTCATCGTTAGCACCCGTGGCCGCACCCAGAAGACCGAAAGTGCAGCCCGCAGAACCCCGCTCGTAAAGCCGGAAGTTCCGATGGTCGTCCTTGTGAACCAGGGTTCCGCAAGCGCTGCAGAAATTGTTTCTGGCGCACTGCAAGACTGGGACCGCGCCTTGATCGTCGGTAAGACTTCGTTTGGTAAGGGCTCTGTGCAGACAATCTTCCCGCTCGACAACCAGGGGAACGCCCTCAAGCTCACAACGGCATTCTACTACCTCCCCTTCGGTCGTTGCATCAACAAGCCTGAAAACGGCATCAAGGGCCTCGCCCTGCAAGACGAAGAATACGAAGATGAAGAAAAAGACGTTGCCAAGACTGATTCTATCAAGGCAGACACTGCCAAGCGCGACACGTTCTATACGAACAACGGCCGTATGATGTTCGGCGGTGGCGGCATCAAGCCAGACGTCGATGTGGAACTTGACCCGATGCCGTGGGTTGTCCAAGTCCAGGAACGCATGGCCATGTACTTCAAGTTCGCCGTCAAGATTCGCCCGAGCCTCGAAAAAGCCGGCGTCAAGGTGAACTCCGAATGGGCCGTGCCTGATTCTCTCTTCACGCAGTTTAAGGCATTCTGCAAGAAAGACACAAACTTCATGAAGGTCAAGAGCAACGCTCTCGTCGGCGTGGACCAGCTCGAAAAGAGCATCATCCGTGAACAGAACTACATGGGCGACAGCGCCAAGACCATTTCTGATTCTACGCTCGTGAAGCGTATCAGCGAAATGCGCAAGGCTCTTGAAGACAACCGAGATGCCCAGTTCGAAGCCAACAAGGACTACATCAAGGATGCCATCAAGCGCGAACTCCTCACGGCATTCGTGAACGACTCCGTCAGCACAGCCTTCTCGCTCAAGCGCGACAAGCAGCTGAACGAAGCCATCAAGTACCTGAGCGACATGCAGCTTTACAAGAAAGCCATCAGCGCTCCGCCGAAACAGAAGAAGAACGCCGCAAAGCCCAAGAAGTAA
- a CDS encoding MlaE family ABC transporter permease: MNKMAEGLGRAVRRFLNKVVGYVLFIWELFKNIPGAFTNLHTTVEQMYHVGITSIPVVFAASLATGAIMSWQLAYQFGDMIPMMFVGMAVGKSVMVELCPILTAMVLAGRIGASMCSELGTMAVTEQLDAYKVLGLNPYKYLLAPRLIATVIMLPVLTILSIFIGIVGGYEVAHLYKEVSFSVFFYGVRMFYQNWDLVVGLIKATLYGFFISSYACFFGFFTHSGAEGVGKSTKATVVAGMTSILIGGFTLSKLLLV; the protein is encoded by the coding sequence ATGAACAAAATGGCCGAAGGCCTTGGACGAGCCGTAAGACGCTTCCTGAATAAGGTGGTGGGTTACGTGCTTTTCATCTGGGAACTGTTCAAGAATATTCCCGGAGCCTTCACCAACTTGCATACAACAGTCGAACAGATGTACCATGTGGGCATCACGAGCATTCCCGTGGTGTTCGCCGCATCGCTTGCAACAGGCGCCATTATGTCCTGGCAGCTCGCTTACCAGTTTGGCGACATGATTCCCATGATGTTTGTCGGTATGGCCGTCGGCAAATCCGTGATGGTGGAACTTTGCCCAATCCTTACGGCGATGGTGCTTGCAGGGCGCATTGGAGCTTCGATGTGTTCGGAACTTGGCACAATGGCTGTCACAGAACAGCTTGATGCATACAAAGTATTAGGACTTAACCCTTATAAATATTTGCTTGCACCAAGACTCATAGCAACAGTCATCATGCTTCCGGTGCTCACTATCTTGAGCATTTTCATCGGTATTGTCGGCGGTTACGAAGTCGCGCACTTGTACAAGGAAGTTTCGTTCTCGGTGTTTTTTTACGGCGTACGCATGTTCTATCAAAACTGGGACTTGGTCGTGGGCCTTATCAAAGCAACGCTTTACGGATTCTTCATTTCGAGTTACGCTTGCTTCTTCGGTTTCTTTACCCATAGCGGTGCAGAAGGCGTGGGCAAGAGCACCAAGGCAACCGTGGTTGCCGGCATGACTAGCATCCTTATTGGCGGGTTCACCCTCTCCAAATTGTTGCTTGTTTAA
- a CDS encoding DUF721 domain-containing protein → MFETKRTSNKSYTGNKVQDIQVLLERVLQKNHITEDMNFKTISERFSEVVGPLLVEHVKPEKIDKNILVLKVANSVLKFELNLQKKAIIGKCNTLLGKPFIQGIRFV, encoded by the coding sequence ATGTTCGAAACAAAACGCACAAGCAACAAGAGCTACACGGGGAACAAAGTTCAGGACATTCAAGTTCTTTTAGAACGCGTTCTCCAGAAGAACCATATCACCGAAGATATGAACTTCAAGACCATTTCGGAGCGGTTTTCGGAGGTGGTTGGTCCCCTCCTAGTGGAGCATGTAAAGCCCGAAAAAATCGACAAAAATATATTGGTGCTTAAGGTCGCTAACTCGGTGCTAAAGTTCGAGTTAAACCTCCAAAAAAAAGCTATTATTGGTAAATGTAATACCCTCTTAGGGAAGCCTTTTATACAAGGCATACGATTCGTCTAA
- the gyrB gene encoding DNA topoisomerase (ATP-hydrolyzing) subunit B has protein sequence MAEETEEVKKAEADYSGSSITVLEGLEAVRVRPAMYIGSTDIRGLHHLVWEVVDNSVDEALAGFCNHIEISILPGNGIRVTDNGRGIPTDIHPKEKVGTIQVVMTKLHAGGKFNNSSYKVSAGLHGVGVSCVNALSNKLIVTVRRNGRIVRQEFARGIPCGPQVDIGESDGTTGTTVEFYPDDTIFSETVYVYDTLATRFRELAFLMSGLRLTLTDERDPEHKQTDTFCFPGGVSEFVRYVDEHRTPLFAEPIHLVLPDGQYPLEVAMWYNDGYQENFFSFVNNVNTYDGGTHVTGFKTALTRVISKFAQDMPKGKKEAQITSDDIREGLTAVIAIKVSQPQFEGQTKRKLGNSEIAGYVASAFGAKLEEYFQENPAAVKIILDKVYNAAVAREAAHRARTLARRKNVLESGGLPGKLADCSSRDPKECEMFIVEGDSAGGSAKMGRSREFQAILPIRGKILNVEKASLHRVLDTEEIQNLVNAIGTGIGTEFKIEKLRYDKIIIMTDADVDGSHIQTLLLTFFFRYMRPLIDAGHIFLAMPPLYKLKIGQKERYLFDENEKDKVMAEIEDKKNVAITRFKGLGEMSPEQLNDTTMNPKTRFLKQCHVEDSVLADQIFSMLMGEDVEPRRKFIETNAYKVLNDLDI, from the coding sequence ATGGCAGAAGAAACAGAAGAAGTAAAGAAGGCGGAAGCAGATTATAGCGGTTCAAGCATTACCGTTCTCGAAGGTCTAGAAGCAGTTCGTGTCCGCCCTGCAATGTACATTGGTTCTACCGATATTCGCGGGCTCCACCACCTCGTTTGGGAAGTGGTCGACAACTCCGTGGACGAAGCTTTGGCTGGCTTCTGCAACCATATCGAAATTTCGATTTTACCGGGTAACGGCATCCGCGTCACCGACAACGGACGCGGCATTCCGACCGACATCCACCCGAAAGAAAAGGTGGGCACCATCCAGGTCGTGATGACCAAGCTCCACGCCGGTGGCAAGTTCAACAACAGCTCTTATAAAGTTTCCGCCGGTTTGCACGGCGTGGGCGTGAGCTGCGTGAATGCACTTTCTAACAAGCTTATCGTGACCGTGCGCCGCAATGGCCGCATTGTCCGTCAGGAATTTGCACGCGGTATTCCGTGCGGTCCGCAGGTCGACATTGGAGAATCTGACGGAACGACCGGTACGACTGTTGAGTTCTATCCGGACGATACAATTTTCTCCGAAACCGTCTACGTGTATGACACGCTCGCCACGCGTTTCCGCGAACTCGCATTCCTCATGAGTGGGCTGCGCTTGACGCTCACGGACGAACGCGATCCAGAACACAAGCAGACCGACACGTTCTGCTTCCCTGGTGGCGTTTCTGAATTTGTGCGCTATGTGGACGAACACCGCACACCGCTTTTTGCAGAACCGATCCACTTGGTTCTCCCCGATGGCCAGTACCCCTTGGAAGTTGCCATGTGGTACAATGACGGTTATCAGGAAAACTTCTTCAGTTTCGTCAACAACGTAAATACTTACGATGGCGGTACGCACGTGACGGGCTTCAAGACGGCCCTCACCCGTGTTATCAGTAAGTTCGCACAAGACATGCCGAAGGGCAAGAAAGAAGCGCAGATTACCTCGGACGACATCCGTGAAGGTCTTACCGCAGTTATCGCTATTAAGGTCTCACAACCGCAGTTCGAAGGCCAGACCAAGCGCAAGCTCGGCAACTCCGAAATCGCAGGCTATGTAGCTTCTGCATTCGGTGCCAAGCTCGAAGAATACTTCCAGGAAAATCCGGCTGCCGTCAAGATTATCTTGGATAAAGTTTATAACGCCGCTGTGGCTCGTGAAGCAGCCCACCGCGCACGTACACTCGCCCGCCGCAAGAACGTTCTTGAAAGTGGCGGCCTTCCGGGCAAGCTCGCCGACTGCTCCAGCCGCGACCCGAAGGAATGCGAAATGTTCATCGTGGAAGGAGACTCTGCAGGTGGTTCTGCAAAGATGGGTCGTAGCCGTGAATTCCAGGCCATTCTCCCTATCCGCGGTAAGATTTTGAACGTCGAAAAGGCAAGCCTCCACCGCGTGCTCGATACCGAAGAAATCCAGAACCTGGTGAACGCCATCGGTACCGGCATCGGCACGGAATTCAAAATTGAAAAGCTCCGCTACGACAAAATCATCATCATGACCGATGCTGATGTGGACGGCTCTCACATCCAGACGCTTCTCCTCACGTTCTTCTTCCGCTACATGCGCCCGCTCATTGACGCTGGGCACATTTTCCTTGCCATGCCGCCTCTGTACAAGTTAAAGATTGGCCAGAAAGAACGCTACCTGTTCGACGAAAACGAAAAGGACAAGGTCATGGCCGAAATCGAAGACAAGAAGAATGTCGCGATTACCCGATTCAAAGGTCTGGGCGAAATGTCGCCGGAACAGCTGAACGACACGACCATGAACCCGAAGACACGATTCCTCAAGCAGTGCCATGTGGAAGACAGCGTCCTTGCTGACCAGATTTTCAGCATGCTCATGGGCGAAGACGTGGAACCGCGCCGCAAGTTCATCGAAACGAACGCATATAAAGTCTTGA